The genomic DNA TGAAAGTTGAAAATACTGGTGATAGGGCGGGGGGCGGACGCGAACATGCGCTGGTATGGAAAATTGCGCAGAGCCCCAAGGTGAGCAAAATCTACGCGGCGCCGGGCAATGCGGGCATCGCTGAGCTGGCGGAGTGCGTCGCACTCAAAGGCTACCGATATCGAGAGCCTGGCGAACTTTGCCGAGCGCAACCATGTTGACCTAACGGTTGTCGGTCCCGAGTCGCCGCTGAGTGCTGGTGTGGTAGACGTATTCGAAAGGCGCGGGCTGGCGATATTCGGACCCAGCAAAGAGCCCGCGCGGCTGGAAGGCAGTAAAGTGTACGCGAAAGAGGTTATGCGTCGCTATCGTATCCCCACCGCCGATTTCTCCGCTTTCAGTGACCCACAAAACGGCGGCGGGAGTATGCGCACCGGCGTTTTTCAGGAAGGGGCAAGAGGGCTGGTCATCAAGGCGGGATGGCGAGGCGGCAGGTAAAGGGCGTTTTTCGTGGTACATCATCTAGACGAAGCGTTAGAGGTGGTACGCTCGCTCATGGAAGAGCGCGTGCTGGGAGAGGCGGGCGCACGTGTTGTGATGGAGGAGGTCTTGACCGGGGAAGAGGCTTCGTTGATGGCGTTCACCGACGGGGTTACCGCTCTGCCCATGCCACCGGTTCAGGACTACAAGCGCGCCCTCGACAATGACCGGGGGGCAAATACCCGGCGGGATGGGTAGTATTTGCCCTCTGCGCCTCGTCACGCCAGACCTGCAGCAGCAGGCGATGGAGGCAGATTATTCACCCCGCCATTCCGTGCCACACGCGATGCGGGTATCCCCTTCCCGGGGCGTGCTTTATGCGGGTACGGATGGTTACCGAAGAGGGCATCAAAACGCTGGAGTTCAATGTGCGGTTCGGCGATCCCGAGACGCAGGCGGTACTGCCCTTGCTGGAGAATGATATCGTCGAGGTCATGCAGGCGGCGGTAGAGTGCCGTCTCGACGAGATAACGTTGCGGTGGAAACCGCGCTACGCGGTGTGTGTGGTCATCGCCTCTGGCGGCTATCCGGGCAAGTACGAAACTGGTTTGCCCATTACGGGACTGGAAGAGGCAGCACAGGTGCCCGAGTGCGTGGTATTCCACGCGGGCACGCGTAAAGAAGGAGGGTCAGATAGTCCACCGCGCGGTGGACGCGTGCTGGGAGTGACCGCGCTGGGTGACACACTCGCTCAAGCGCGTGGGCGGGCTTACGACGCTGTGCGGTGCATTCAGTTCGAGTATATGCATTACCGCACGGACATCGGCATCAAGTGGGTATAAGGCGATATTGACCGGAAAGGAGGGGGTTTTCATGGTTACCCTGCGCTATGCGGTTTCAGCAGGATTGTTGCTACTGTTGTCTCTAGCGTGTCTGCAGGCGCGCTCGCAGCCGCCGACAGTGTTTCGCACGCGGGTCATCCACCGCCACACAAACTCGGTGCAATCGGTGCACATCAATAACAACGGCTGGATTGTGTGGTCGGAGGGGGATTTCACCCGCAGCGATGTGTGGCTGTACGACGGCTCGCAGGTGCGTCGGCTGAGTGCGGGAGAGCAATGGCATCTAAACACCTTCCCGCGCCTGAACAACCTGAACCAGATTGTCTGGCGATACGACGACGGCTCGGTGTCTGACGTAGTGCTGTGGGATAGTGGGGTGATAACGAACATCACCCGTAGCGACGGCTCGGTGGGCTTCGGCGCGCCGGACATTAACGACTCCGGCTGGGTAGTCACCACAGGAACGAACGCCACAACGGGCTATCAGGATGTCTATCTGTGGAAGCCCGGTTATCCTGAACCCCAGAATCTGACCTCTTGGGCGGACTTTGACAGCCAGAACCCGCGCATTAACAATCTGGGAGATGTGGTATGGAACGCGGTAGATGCCGATGCCAATCCACAGATTTACCTGGCGCACGCTGACGACATGATGAACTATCGCAACCTCACGGGCAACACCGTCGGCGATGACTACTCTTCGCCCGACCTCAACGACAACGGACAGGCGGTGTGGATGCACCACAACGGCAGCAACTGGAACATCGAGCGGTGGTCGGAGGCAACGGGCGTTGTTGCGCTGACGAATAACACCGGCAACGCCGCCAGCATATTTCCTGCCATCAACAACCTGGGCTGGGTCGCGTACGAGCAATCTATCCTGTTTCAGAAATATGATGTGCACCTGTTCGCGAACGGGCAGGTGATACCGCTTACCGACAACACCGACCCCACGCGCAGTTTTCGCATCGCGCTGAACGACCGAGGAGAGCTGGTATGGGTAACCCGCGAGGACATCGGCGGCGTGCGATACTGGAGTGTGATTCTGGCTCAGCCGGTGCCGGAACCTGCAACAGGTGCGGTACTTGTAAGCGGTTTGGGATTGCTGGCGTTGCGGAAGCGCAGGCGCAGCTGAGATGGGGGAAGCAACCCATATTGTGACCGGAGACCGTAAACATCTGCTTCCTATTCGTGCCTTTCGTGGGATACAGGTTGTGTCGCCGACGCAGTTGCTGGAGCAAGTGACATCATCCTAATGGAGGGCCGGCGCAGTGTCTGAGCAGATTGCAGTTCGACCGAGGTATTCCATCAGCCGGCGTGACCGCTTCGTGCTGCGCGAACTGGCGAAGCGGGTGGCAGATCTCGCCGCGCGCTCCGTGGAAGCGGAGAAACGCGAACTCTGGTACCGCCACAACGCGCTGGAGCCGACACGCCCCCTCGTCTTCTGCGACCCCGAAAACGGCTGGAACGAAATCCTCACCCCTGACCAGCTACAGTGCGAAGGGGGATTAGCACGTGGATGGGAGTGGCATCTGCGTCGAGAGATATTCTGGGGCGAACAGATGCGCGACGACAAGGTCATCGAGCCTTATTTCAACGTAGGGCATGTGTATACCGAAACCGACTGGGGGCTTCGCGAAACCCGTATCGGTGGCGCAGGCGGAGGCGCGTGGCGGTGGGAGGCTCCACTCCAAAGCTACGAGGACATGGATAAACTGCGCTTCCCGCAAATTACGGTGGACTACGAGGCGACCGAAGAGGTGTTGCGGCTGGCACAGGAGACGCTTGGGGACATCCTGCAGGTGCGATTGAAAACCAGCTGGTGGTGGTCGTTCGGCATGACGCAGACACTGGTGTACCTGCGCGGGCTGGAGCAAGTGATGTATGACATGGTAGACCGCCCTGACGACTTGCATCGGCTGATGGCGTTTCTGCGGGATGGACATGCGGCCAGGATTGATTTTCTGGAGAAGAACGGTCTCCTTTATCTCAATAATGATGGCTCTTATGTGGGCTCAGGTGGTTTCGGCTGGACGTACGAGTTGCCTCAGCCTGATTTCAACGGGCACGTGCGCACCATCGATATGTGGGGCTTTGCGGAAAGCCAGGAGACGGTAGGCATCTCTCCGGAGATGTTCGAGGAGTTCATTTTTCCCTATCAGCTATCGTTGCTGGAGCGGTTTGGGCTGAACTGCTATGGCTGTTGCGAGCCGCTGGACTCGCGCTGGCATGTGGTGGCAAAGTTCCCTCGCTTGCGTCGAGTGTCTATGTCGCCGTGGGCGAACGTGGAGGTGATGGCGGAGCGACTGGGCAACCGCTATATCTTTTCCTGGAAGCCTCATCCGGGTGTGCTTGCCACCGATACTTTCGACGAAGACTTTGTGCGGCAAACACTGCGACGGGGATTGCGCGCGCTCCGCAAGAACGACTGCCGGGTGGAAATGATTATGAAGGATTGCCATACCATCCGCCATGACCCTCAGCGGGTCATTCGGTGGGTACAGATAGCCAAAGAGGAGGTGGAGGCATGGTAGAGGAGGAAAGAGGATGGTGCGTGTGGTGATGATTCTATTCTTGTGTCTTCTTCCCGCCTTTGCGACGCCGAGCGGGGAGCCTCAACTGCGCGCCATCTGGGTGGACGGTTTCAATGAGGGCATCAAGACGCCGGAGCAGGTGGATACCCTGCTGGCTCGGGTGCGTCAGGCAGGACTGAACGCGGTGGTCGTGCAGGTGCGCAAGAGCGCGGACGCTTACTACAACTCGCACTACGAGCCGCGCGCCTCCGATATTGCAGAGGGATTTGACCCGCTGGCGTACCTGATTCAAAAGGCGCATGGGGAGAAGCCCTATATCCAGGTGCACACCTGGTTGAACACCTGTGCAGTAGGCAGGAACCGACACCCGCGTTCCCTGCAGAGCCGTTTCCCTGAGTATCTCACGCTCAGCGACATGGGCGAGGACTACGACGGCGAAGCCACCAAGATAGACCCCGGTCACCCCGGTGCGGCAGACTGGACGTTCCGAACCTATCTGGACGTGATCCGACATTATGACGTGGACGGCATCCACTTCGACTTCGTGCGTTATGGCGGGGAAAGGTGGGGGTATAACCCGGTCAGTGTGCAACGCTACAACGAGCGGCGCAACAGACCCGATGGCTTCCCTTTCTTTAAGAGCGAACGGTTCAAGCAATGGCGGCGCGACCAGGTGACCGCGCTGGTGCGAAAGACCTATCTGTATGCGATGACTGTCCATCCCAAAGTGCTGGTGTCCGCTGCGACCATCACCTGGGGCAACGGTCCCGAGCAAGATGAAGCATGGACGCGCTCTGCTGCTTATTCGCGCGTGTATCAGGACTGGCGTGGCTGGATGGAAGAGGGGATACTGGACTGGAATATCCCCATGTGCTACTACAATGAGCAGAAATACGCCCGCTGGCTGGACAACTGGATGCGCTTTGTGAAAGACCATCAGTACCGGCACTTCGCTGCCATTGGGCTGGGAAACTATCTGAACCCCATTGAGGATACGCTCCGGCAGATAGAGCGTGTCTGGCAACCAACCGCACGGGGCAATGTGCCTCGTGGCATCTGCTTCTATTCCTACGCTACCACCAACACCGATGCGCAGGGCAAAGAGCAAAAGCATAACCCGGCTTTCTACGAGACGCTGGGCAAGGTGTTTGGCTCGTGGGTTCCTGTGCCGCCCGCGCCGTGGAAGGAGAAGCCCATCCATGGGCATCTCAAAGGTACCATCCTCTATGCGGATACCCTGGCTCCCGCCGACCATACGCTGGTGACCCTGAAGGGAGCGGGACAGGAGCGGGAGCAATATGTAGACGGCACGGGCTTTTTCGGCTTCGCGCACCTGCCCCCGGGGGAATACACGCTGACGGTCACACCTCGCAACGGCTCCCCGTTGAAGGCGAAAGTGCGGATACAGGCGGGCAAGGTGACCACACGCAACCTGTTGCTGGGTCGTACGGACGCCAAACGGGTGAAGAATCGCTCCGAACTCTCTCGCCTGCCAGATGGCACGATGGTGTTGCTGACCGAACAGGCGGTGACGGTGGGCATGTCAGGCACCACTGGCGATTTCCAGATGGGCGAGATCACTGTGCGCTTACCCGGCGAACTGCCTTTGCCCTTCCTGGCTGGCGACGTGGTGACCGTAGAGGGAACGCTACGCCGAGATGGCGGGCGCATCGTGCTGGACGGGGCGAAGGCAGTGCTGGTGGATATGCTGCCAAAGAGGTAAGCTATGTTGGACTGGCACGTTGCAAGGATACATCCTGAAAGGCGCACCGCGTTGGGGGTGGTGCTACGATGCCTATCCCGAGCTGAAGCCGTTGAACGCGGGCGCCATCATTCCCGTGGCGGAGGCAGAGGGCAGTGGTGTCATCACCTGCATCCATAGCACCCAGCATCTGGTGATGCCCACACCGCAGACACATCCCCTATTTCACCCAACGCCTCACACGCCGCTGCACGCACACGCCACTCGCTATCCCGCAGTGCTTGGCTGAGTGCGTGCGTTGCGGACGGGTCGCCGACTGTGCCTAACGCCCGACACGCCGCTGCACGCACACGCCTATCGCTATTCCCCGGCACTTGGATGAGGGCGGGGATCGCAGGGACACCGATCTGCGCTAACGCCTCCACCACCGTGCGCCGCAATTCATCCTCACGCTCAAACACAGAGCTGCTGCAACGCGCCATCAAACCCAGCCCACGCCCCAACAAATCAAAGCACGGGCTCCACACGACCTCCTGGTGCTCCCAACTATGAACGCGCACACGCACCAGATGTTCCCCTTTAGAACACGGCACGCGTACTTCCACTTCGGGTACCTGCATAGTTAATAGTTATAAGAATACCTCAGATAAATCCTATTTCCTGCGAAGATGCGAGCGGGGGACTGGGTGCGCTACTGTCCGCGTTATGTCTGTTGGGGGTATTGTTTTTTGTTCCACCGCCTCACGCGGGTTTGGTTGTTAGCGTGTGCCTCGTGGATGCTTGGGGCAGAGATGCGTCGTCAAGAACACCCCCCTGAACAGAGAAGGTGGGGTTATGCGTTCCGAATTTTGGGGATCCTTGTTTCCCCCCTTGAAAATCCGTTCACGGTTTTGGTACACTATGGTCGCTATGCGAGCGCGTGTACAACTATGGCTCCTGATGCTTGTCGCCCTGCTGAACAGTGGGGGGGCAGGGTATTGGGTGTGCCACGGCCAGGTACGCAGCGGTAGTTTCTGGCTCAAGGTGTGCAGCGAGGATGTGAGCGCGCCGTGGAGTGCGCAGCCGCCTGCTCCCCAAAACCGTGGCGATCAACTCGATACACGCTCTTGCGACTGTCATTTTGCTGCGGTCGATGCGCTTACCTCGCGTACGCCTTCCTCGATCGCTACGGTGGCATGGGACGACGCGCCGCTGTTGTTGACCAGGTTGCCGTGCGCTTGGGAGTTTGTTGACCCCATCTACTTCTCCGGCGCATTCGCACCGCCGCCCCAAAATCCTCACACTCGAACCCCCTCTTTCCGCGCCCCACCTGCTGGATAACCCCATTTTGGCACGGACCAATCGGTTCGTGCTCCCAATCCACTCAAAACGCGCGGACGAGCCTGTCCGTGAGACGAAGACTATCCAGCAGGAGGTACTATGCGGAGCATATATTCGTTAGTTTTAGGAATCGGGATGGCATGCATTGCGTGGGCGCAACCTGCCGATGTGGAGAGCGCGCTTGCTTTGGCGTTGTGCTACAATCCGCGCGTTCAGGCGTTGCGCCAAGAGATGGAGAGCGCGGCGCGATTACAACGGAGCGCATCGGTGCTTACGGCGCCTCATGCGTTCCTTGCGCCTGCGCTGACCACAGGCGGCGCGGGCGAGGAACTGTTGCTGAATCAGCCGCTCGAGTTGAACGGAATACGGCGAGCGCGTTCCCGTGTTGCCCAAGCGGAATACGAGGTGACCCTCGCGCAGTCGCTCATGGAGTTGAACAATCTGCTGGCGGAGGTCGCCGCGGCGTATTATGAGTACACTTATCGCCAGCGTATCGCCCAAGCGGCGGAGGAGGCGCTGCGATTGGCGGAGCGCACGCGCGACGCCATCCAACAGCAGACAAGCGCAGGCGTGCGGGCAGGAATCGACCTGACCCAAGCCGAGATTGAATTAGAGCGCGTGCGTCAGCATGCGCTTTTGCGTGAAACCGAAGCGCGTGCCGCGTTGGAGCGACTGAAAGCTCTGCTGGGCAATCCGCCTGAAGACGCCTCGCCGCGCACTCTGCCCCCGCTCGAGTGGGCGACCCGCGTTCCGAGCGTCGATGCGCTCTGGCTGCGCCCCGCCGTCGCCCAGCTCCGACTGGCGCAAGCCCTTGCCCAACAAATCCGTATCGAGGCGCTGCCCGACCTCGGCGTGCAGGTGCGTATCGAGCGTTTTCACGGCGAGCGGACACGCCCCGCCTACGGGCTGACCATTAGTCTCCCCTTGCTCGACTATGGAGCGCGTCAGAATCGCCTGCGCGCCCAAAACGCGCTCGTGCAGGCACAACAACTGCGCGTACAACATGCCCGTGAACTCTATGACACCGAACTGCGCGTCGCAGAACAAGCCTATCAAAACGCGCATAACCGCATGGAAGCCTATCGTACCACGCTCCTGCCGCGTGCGCAACAACTCGCCCAAGCCGCTCAAGTGGGGTTGGAAACGGGGGGACTGAACCTTTTGCAACTGCTGGAAGCGCAACGCGCTACACGAATGGTTCAAGAGGAAGCGTTGCAGGCAGAACTGGAACTAAAACTCAGTGAAGTGCGACTCAAGCAACTCCGAGGGGAGTTCCTACGCATGGAGGTGAACCGATGAACACGGAACCGATGGTACGAACCGTCGCGCCCCGACGTTGGGGGCAAATTGTCGGTATTATGATCGTCGTTGCGGTCGGGGTGGGATTGCTGTGGTGGTTGAATCGCCCCTTTCCTGCAGAGACGCTTGCCAACGAGACCACTGCGGCCACCCTGCCTGAAACCATCACCCTGGCGCCAGAAAGTTTGGACCTGGCACGCTTAGAGGTTCGTACACTCCAGTACGAGCCGCTCACGCGCACATTAACCCTGTTTGGGCAGATCGAGCCGCTGCCGGAGAACTTAGTGAATTTGAACGCGCGCGTCACGGGGCGCGTGCTGGAGATACGAGCGCATGTGGGTGACGCCGTCAAGCGCGGGCAAGTGTTGGCGGTGCTGGACAGCGAGGAGATTCATCGGGCGGAGGTCGCCTACACGCAAGCCAAGCGGCAGTTGGAGTTCGCCCGCGCCGAATTGGAGCGACGCAAACGACTGGCGCAACTGGGCGCGTATAGCAACCCTGCGCTGGAAGACGCTCGTACGAAACTCGCACAAGCCCGCGCGGAACTGCAAGCCGCCGAAGCCGACGCGCGCGCCGCCCAAAACGCGGTGCAAAACGCCCAATCGGCTCTGAACAAGACGCAAGCCCAGCTCCAGCAAATACACGCCCAACTCACCCGCGCCGAACGACTCCTGCAAGCCCAACTCATTGCGCAGCAAGAGTACGAGTCGATCCGTGCCCAGCACGAGATTGCACAAGCGGAGGTGCAGTCGGCGCAAGCGCAACTCGATTCCGCCCGCGCGGCGCAACACGCGGCGGCAACGCGCCTGCAAACCGCGCGCGAAACCTTCCGAATCGCACAGCAACAAGCCGAACGCGCAGAACAGGTGTTCAAAGGTCAGTACCTCAGTGCGAGAGAGGTCGCCGATGCCGAAGCGAACTATCGTCAGGCGCAACTCGCCCTCGAAGCCGCGCTGGACGAACTGCGCCTACTCGGCGGCAGACCCGAGGGCGGACACCAACTCGTGCTAACCGCGCCTTTCGACGGGCGAATCGCGACGCTGGAGGTGACCGTCGGCGAAACCGTCACGCCCGATAAACCTATCTTCCGTATCCTGAACACGAACGCCGTCTGGGCAAGCTTCGACCTCTATACCGACGACCTCTCCTCGATACAGGTCGGGCAAACGCTTCAGTTTACTGCCGACTCGTTGCCCGGCGTCGTGTTTCAAACGCGTATCCAAAAGATTATGCCCGAAGCCGACCCGAACAAGCGCGTCGTGAAAGCGCGTTGCGTCGTCTCCAACCCCGATTCACGCCTCAAGCCCGGACTGTTTGTGCGTGCGGAGCTGCCCATCGTCATTGAACGGAGCGCCCTCATTGTGCCTGCAGAAGCCGTGCAGCGTATCGAGGGCAAACCGTACCTGTTTGTGGCGACAGGGCGCGCGGGTGAATTTGCACTGCGCCCAGTGCAACTGGGACAAACCGTCAATAACCAAGTTGTGATACGGGACGGTGTAAAAGCCGGTGAGCGCGTTGTCGTGCGCAACGCCTCGCTGATTACCGGGATGCTCTTTGGAGGTGGCGAGGAATGAGCATGCCTATTGGAGCCTTATCACTTCGAGGAGCGCGGTATAATCGCGCCTCGCTGATGCTGGAAGGAACCTGGGAAGAGATTGCCTCCCGCGCAAGCGAGTTTCTGGGAAAGCGCGTGTGTCTGACGGTGCTGGATGACGCCGAGACCCCAACGCCGCGTTTGCCTGCTGGCATCCCTGCGTCGCATGGGATGCGATGGCAGGACAGCTCTCCGAAGAGGAAGTGGAAGCCCTTTGGCAGGCGATGTCTGGATTGCCGCTTTTGCTCGAGCATATTGTATACCACTGTTGACAACCGACCGCCACTTCGAGGCGGTTAAGTCTATAGGGGATATAGAGATTGTGTTCGTGTAAACCAAATTCAAGGAGCCGACCATGTTAGAATCGTTGATTCGTTTCTCGGTGCGCAATCGCGCGGTCGTGTTGGTGCTGACGCTCTTTTTGGTGGGCGTAGCCATCTATCAGGCGTTGCAACTGCCGATCGACGCCGTGCCCGACATCACCAACAAGCAGGTGGTCATCAACGCGCTCGCGCCCGGCTTGGGCGCACAAGAGGTCGAACGGCAAATCACCTTCCCCATCGAGCTGGGACTGGCAGGGCTGCCGTATCTGAAAGAGACGCGCTCCACCTCGATGTTCGGGCTATCACAGGTGACCGTGGTGTTCGAAGACTCGGTGAACCTCTATTTCGCTCGGCAGTTAGTCAGCGAGCGTCTCCAAGCGATCCAAACAGAACTCCCGCCTGGTGTCCGCGCCGAGATGGGACCCGTCAGCACGGGGCTGGGCGAACTGGCGCACATCGAGGTACGCAACCCGAACCTGAGCCTGATGGAGCGCGCTGCCTTGGCGGACTGGGTCATCCGACCGCAACTGCTCACCGTGCCCGGCTTAGCGGAGGTGACGCGCTGGGGCGGTGAAACGCGCCAGTATCTCGT from Armatimonadota bacterium includes the following:
- a CDS encoding hypothetical protein (possible pseudo, frameshifted), yielding MRASLSWRSASHSKATDIESLANFAERNHVDLTVVGPESPLSAGVVDVFERRGLAIFGPSKEPARLEGSKVYAKEVMRRYRIPTADFSAFSDPQNGGGSMRTGVFQEGARGLVIKAGWRGGR
- a CDS encoding hypothetical protein (possible pseudo, frameshifted) is translated as MEERVLGEAGARVVMEEVLTGEEASLMAFTDGVTALPMPPVQDYKRALDNDRGANTRRDG
- a CDS encoding hypothetical protein (possible pseudo, frameshifted); this translates as MVTEEGIKTLEFNVRFGDPETQAVLPLLENDIVEVMQAAVECRLDEITLRWKPRYAVCVVIASGGYPGKYETGLPITGLEEAAQVPECVVFHAGTRKEGGSDSPPRGGRVLGVTALGDTLAQARGRAYDAVRCIQFEYMHYRTDIGIKWV